A window of the Enterobacteriaceae bacterium 4M9 genome harbors these coding sequences:
- the cysC gene encoding adenylyl-sulfate kinase: MAEHDEHVVWHPHPVTREGREQLHGHRGVVLWFTGLSGSGKSTVAGALEEALHEVGVSTYLLDGDNVRHGLCRDLGFSDDDRRENIRRVGEVAKLMVDAGLVVLTAFISPHRAERQMVRELVGEGRFIEVFVDTPLAVCEARDPKGLYKKARAGELRNFTGIDSAYEKPEKAEIHLDGEQLVTNLTRQLLDLLRQDDIIKS; the protein is encoded by the coding sequence ATGGCAGAGCACGACGAGCACGTGGTCTGGCATCCGCACCCGGTCACACGTGAAGGTCGTGAGCAGTTGCACGGCCATCGCGGCGTGGTGCTGTGGTTTACCGGGCTTTCTGGCTCCGGTAAATCCACGGTGGCCGGGGCGCTGGAAGAGGCGCTGCACGAGGTAGGCGTCAGTACCTATTTACTTGACGGCGACAACGTGCGCCATGGCCTGTGTCGTGATTTAGGTTTTAGCGACGATGACCGGCGCGAAAACATCCGCCGTGTGGGCGAGGTGGCAAAACTGATGGTGGATGCCGGGCTGGTGGTTCTGACGGCGTTTATCTCGCCGCATCGCGCCGAGCGCCAGATGGTGCGTGAGCTGGTGGGCGAGGGGCGATTTATTGAGGTGTTTGTCGATACGCCGCTTGCGGTGTGTGAAGCTCGTGACCCAAAAGGACTGTACAAAAAGGCCCGTGCGGGTGAGTTGCGTAATTTTACCGGCATCGATTCTGCCTATGAAAAGCCAGAAAAGGCTGAAATTCATCTTGATGGCGAACAATTAGTAACAAATTTAACCCGCCAATTGTTAGACCTGTTGCGTCAGGACGATATCATCAAATCCTGA
- a CDS encoding DUF3561 family protein — protein MRNSSQPLLTQADTLSDTEYTAWSLPGGVIGFVSWLLALGFPFLMYGSNTLFFFLYTWPFFLALMPVAVVVGVALHSLLARRLLLSCIATLCGVGAMFGVLFLWLMS, from the coding sequence ATGCGCAATAGCTCCCAGCCTCTGCTTACCCAGGCTGACACATTATCAGACACGGAATATACCGCCTGGTCATTGCCTGGTGGCGTTATCGGCTTTGTCTCGTGGCTGCTGGCGCTTGGGTTTCCCTTCCTGATGTACGGGTCTAACACCCTGTTTTTCTTTCTCTATACCTGGCCTTTTTTTCTGGCGCTGATGCCGGTCGCTGTCGTGGTTGGCGTAGCGCTGCATTCGCTACTGGCACGTCGTCTGTTACTGAGCTGCATCGCAACGTTATGCGGCGTGGGGGCAATGTTTGGCGTACTTTTTCTGTGGCTGATGAGCTGA
- the ftsB gene encoding cell division protein FtsB has translation MGKLTLLLLALLAWLQYSLWFGKNGVHDYTRVREDVQAQQATNAKLKSRNDQLFAEIDDLNGGIEAIEERARNELSMTKPGETFYRLVPDSSKRNWRSGQNNQ, from the coding sequence ATGGGTAAACTAACGCTGCTATTACTGGCTTTATTGGCCTGGCTACAGTATTCACTGTGGTTTGGTAAAAATGGCGTCCATGATTACACGCGCGTGCGCGAAGATGTTCAGGCGCAACAAGCGACCAACGCCAAACTCAAATCGCGTAACGACCAGCTTTTTGCCGAAATCGACGACCTGAACGGCGGGATTGAGGCGATTGAAGAGCGCGCGCGCAACGAACTGAGCATGACCAAACCCGGGGAAACGTTCTATCGCCTGGTGCCGGATTCCTCAAAGCGGAACTGGCGGTCAGGGCAAAATAACCAATAA
- the ispD gene encoding 2-C-methyl-D-erythritol 4-phosphate cytidylyltransferase — protein sequence MSQTVRDVIAVVPAAGIGSRMQAQCPKQYLTIGDKTILEHAIAALLRHPRVQKVIVAVSPDDCWFDTLALAALPQVQKVTGGAQRADSVLAGLNAAGNADWVLVHDAARPCLHPDDLTRLLAVTERSRVGGILASPVRDTMKRGEPAASRIAHTVARDDLWHALTPQFFPLELLRECLIRALDDGATITDEASALEYCGFHPELVSGRADNIKVTRPEDLALAAFYLTRLQKTENN from the coding sequence ATGTCACAAACCGTCAGGGATGTCATCGCTGTGGTGCCAGCCGCCGGGATTGGCAGCCGCATGCAGGCACAGTGCCCTAAACAATATCTCACCATCGGTGATAAAACGATTCTTGAGCACGCCATCGCGGCGCTGCTGCGCCATCCGCGTGTGCAAAAGGTGATTGTGGCCGTAAGCCCCGATGACTGCTGGTTTGATACGCTGGCGCTGGCGGCTCTCCCACAGGTGCAAAAAGTGACCGGTGGCGCACAGCGCGCCGATTCGGTGCTGGCAGGCCTTAATGCCGCAGGCAATGCCGACTGGGTGTTGGTGCACGATGCCGCCAGGCCTTGCCTGCATCCTGACGATCTCACCCGACTGCTGGCGGTGACTGAGCGCAGTCGTGTAGGCGGGATCCTGGCAAGCCCGGTACGCGACACCATGAAGCGCGGTGAACCAGCCGCCTCACGCATTGCCCACACCGTCGCGCGTGATGATTTATGGCACGCGCTCACGCCGCAATTTTTCCCGCTTGAACTGCTGCGCGAGTGCCTTATCCGCGCGCTGGACGACGGGGCAACCATCACCGATGAAGCCTCTGCGCTGGAATACTGCGGTTTTCACCCCGAGCTTGTGAGCGGGCGAGCAGACAACATTAAAGTCACGCGCCCGGAAGACCTGGCGCTGGCGGCCTTTTACCTTACCCGGTTACAAAAAACGGAGAATAACTGA
- the ispF gene encoding 2-C-methyl-D-erythritol 2,4-cyclodiphosphate synthase, with protein MRIGHGFDVHAFGGEGPIVIGGVRVPFEKGLLAHSDGDVALHALTDALLGAAALGDIGKLFPDTDPAFKGADSRALLREAWRRIQDKGYRLGNVDVTIIAQAPKMAPHIAQMRVFIAEDLGCHMDDVNVKATTTEKLGFTGRGEGIAAEAVALLFKAQA; from the coding sequence ATGCGTATCGGACATGGTTTCGACGTTCATGCTTTTGGCGGCGAAGGCCCGATAGTTATCGGTGGCGTACGTGTGCCTTTTGAAAAAGGGCTGCTGGCTCATTCTGACGGCGACGTTGCGCTGCATGCGCTGACCGATGCCCTGCTGGGCGCTGCCGCGCTGGGTGATATCGGCAAACTGTTCCCGGACACCGACCCGGCGTTTAAAGGGGCCGACAGCCGTGCCTTGCTGCGCGAGGCCTGGCGGCGTATTCAGGATAAAGGCTATCGACTGGGTAACGTAGACGTCACTATTATCGCTCAGGCGCCTAAAATGGCGCCGCATATAGCACAGATGCGTGTGTTCATTGCCGAGGATCTTGGCTGCCATATGGACGATGTGAACGTGAAAGCGACCACCACCGAGAAGCTTGGTTTTACCGGGCGCGGCGAAGGGATTGCCGCAGAAGCCGTGGCGCTGCTGTTTAAGGCCCAGGCGTGA
- the truD gene encoding tRNA pseudouridine(13) synthase TruD yields MMDWQALTWLHGQPQASGVLKANPEDFVVTEDLGFGPDGDGEHLLVRILKKGCNTRFVADALAKFLKVHAREVSFAGQKDKHAVAEQWFCVRLPGKEMPDLSRFELEGCQVQEYARHRRKLRLGALRGNHFTLVLREVTKREETEARLGSILRQGVPNYFGLQRFGIGGSNLSQARAWAQSDRPVRERSKRSFWLSAARSALFNQIVSERLKKPEFNQVVDGDALQLAGRGSWFVAENHELPTLQQRVDNNELMITAALPGSGEWGTQREALAFEQQTLADEPDLQALLVRERVEAARRAMLLYPQSLTWNWWDDVTLELNFWLPAGSFATSVVRELINTGDYANIAE; encoded by the coding sequence GTGATGGACTGGCAGGCGCTGACATGGTTGCACGGCCAACCGCAGGCGAGCGGTGTGCTGAAGGCCAACCCGGAAGATTTTGTGGTCACCGAAGATTTGGGCTTTGGCCCGGACGGTGACGGTGAACACCTGCTGGTGCGTATCCTGAAAAAAGGCTGCAACACCCGTTTTGTGGCTGATGCGCTGGCAAAGTTTTTGAAAGTACACGCCCGTGAAGTCAGTTTTGCCGGGCAGAAAGACAAACACGCCGTTGCTGAACAGTGGTTCTGCGTGCGTCTGCCGGGCAAAGAGATGCCGGATTTAAGCCGCTTTGAGCTTGAAGGCTGCCAGGTTCAGGAATATGCGCGCCATCGCCGCAAACTGCGCCTCGGCGCACTGCGCGGCAACCACTTTACGCTGGTGCTGCGCGAGGTAACAAAGCGGGAAGAAACCGAAGCGCGTCTTGGCAGCATTTTGCGCCAGGGCGTGCCAAACTATTTTGGACTCCAGCGCTTTGGTATTGGGGGCAGTAACCTGAGCCAGGCGCGGGCCTGGGCGCAGAGCGACAGGCCAGTGCGCGAGCGTTCAAAGCGCAGTTTCTGGCTCTCTGCAGCGCGCAGCGCCTTGTTTAACCAGATTGTCAGTGAGCGACTGAAAAAACCGGAATTTAATCAGGTTGTTGACGGCGATGCGCTACAATTAGCTGGCCGGGGAAGCTGGTTTGTGGCTGAAAATCACGAATTGCCCACGTTGCAGCAGCGTGTGGACAACAATGAGCTGATGATAACCGCAGCACTGCCAGGCAGCGGCGAGTGGGGAACCCAACGCGAGGCGCTGGCGTTTGAACAACAGACGCTTGCGGATGAGCCTGATTTGCAGGCCTTGTTGGTGCGCGAGCGCGTGGAGGCAGCACGGCGCGCTATGCTGCTTTATCCTCAGTCGCTCACGTGGAACTGGTGGGACGATGTCACGCTGGAACTCAACTTCTGGCTGCCGGCAGGCAGCTTTGCTACCAGCGTGGTCCGGGAATTAATCAATACAGGTGACTATGCGAATATTGCTGAGTAA
- the surE gene encoding 5'/3'-nucleotidase SurE: MRILLSNDDGVHAPGIQTLAKALREFAEVQVVAPDRNRSGASNSLTLESSLRTFDFPNGDIAVQMGTPTDCVYLGVNALMRPRPDVVVSGINAGANLGDDVIYSGTVAAAMEGRHLGFPALAVSLDGHEHYETAAAVTCSVLRALSREPLRTGRILNINVPDLPLSEIKGWRVTRCGSRHPADQVIAQKDPRGNTIYWIGPPGEKYDVGPDTDFAAVEQGYVSITPLQVDLTAYSAQDVVSTWLEKAGMEFQW; encoded by the coding sequence ATGCGAATATTGCTGAGTAACGACGATGGCGTTCATGCGCCAGGCATTCAGACGTTAGCCAAAGCGCTACGTGAATTCGCCGAGGTGCAGGTAGTTGCTCCCGATCGTAACCGCAGTGGTGCGTCAAATTCGCTGACGCTGGAGTCATCACTGCGCACGTTTGATTTCCCTAACGGCGATATTGCCGTGCAGATGGGCACGCCGACCGACTGCGTGTATCTGGGTGTCAACGCGCTGATGCGCCCACGCCCGGACGTGGTGGTCTCTGGCATTAATGCCGGGGCAAATCTGGGTGATGATGTGATTTATTCCGGCACCGTCGCGGCGGCAATGGAAGGGCGTCATCTGGGATTTCCGGCGCTGGCGGTGTCGCTTGACGGGCATGAGCATTATGAAACGGCGGCGGCCGTGACCTGTTCTGTACTGCGCGCGTTGAGCCGTGAGCCGCTGCGTACCGGGCGTATTTTAAACATCAACGTGCCGGATTTACCGCTCAGTGAAATTAAGGGCTGGCGCGTCACGCGCTGTGGTAGCCGCCACCCAGCCGATCAGGTGATTGCGCAAAAAGATCCGCGTGGCAATACCATTTACTGGATTGGTCCACCGGGTGAAAAATACGACGTTGGCCCGGATACGGATTTCGCCGCTGTTGAACAGGGTTATGTCTCGATTACGCCGCTGCAGGTGGATTTGACCGCTTACAGCGCTCAGGATGTGGTCAGTACCTGGCTTGAGAAGGCTGGGATGGAGTTTCAATGGTAA